The window GTCTTTAATTCATTATTTGGAGTTTTGGATGACCTTGGTTTGAGTTAGAAATGTttctaataagttttatttggtaatagtgaagtgaatatGACCCTTTTATCCACGTGAAGTTGTTTaagtgatttgaataaaattgatttaattaaattccgaattttaaagtttttcttaAGTATATATATGTGGGTGTAGAGATGTCACAGTAAACATGACGATAATTTAGTTTCATAAGTTATCCTTTGCAAATTGACACCTCAACAGAaaaaaaagtgtgctattcaaaCCATGCATGTTTGCATACCTTGACAAATGCAGGTTCACCAGGTGCTGGACTCCTGTAGAAGGTTCCTGCCATCGGACATTTCAGCGTTGGGTGAGAAGATGTGCCTGCTTTTGCAGGGGAAGGCAAGGCAGGAACTGCTTTTGGAGGTGCAGAGCTAGCAGGAGCAGCTGCTGGTGGTGGTGGCGGAGAAGGAACTGTGGCATAGTGCATTGGTGGGGATGTTGGGGCTATAACTGGTGGAGGCtgcaatgcttctttttttcttatcatgaGCTCACAGTCTGATTGCTTAAGTTGAAGTTCCACAATATCTCTCGAATCCACGAGTCTGGCCAAGGAAatgatattaaaagaaaaactatggAAAAAATGCATGCCCTAACAGGCTTAATAtagacaataattaaaaaaaaaaagtgattgcaTGTAAAGTGAAAGCTGGTTAATCTTACTTTACAAGGTCTGAAACTTGAGACATGAATGCAATAATTGAAGCATCATCTGGGATAGTACCACCAGAGAGTTTTCCATTAtgcacttctttttctttcgatGAAGCAACATTAGGTCCATTGACCATTACAGGGGCAGAATTGGAATTTTCAACTTTAGTAGCCTACAATGTACATAGCAgggtaacttat of the Glycine max cultivar Williams 82 chromosome 13, Glycine_max_v4.0, whole genome shotgun sequence genome contains:
- the LOC100807065 gene encoding biotin carboxyl carrier protein of acetyl-CoA carboxylase 2, chloroplastic: MASFSVPCPKCPTTSSSPPLGLKSLNVSFQRVLSLKPSLSFGSLSAESAASRIQCLNRKQFSVLKATKVENSNSAPVMVNGPNVASSKEKEVHNGKLSGGTIPDDASIIAFMSQVSDLVKLVDSRDIVELQLKQSDCELMIRKKEALQPPPVIAPTSPPMHYATVPSPPPPPAAAPASSAPPKAVPALPSPAKAGTSSHPTLKCPMAGTFYRSPAPGEPAFVKVGDKVQKGQVICIIEAMKLMNEIEADQSGTIAEVLAEDGKPVSVDTPLFVIVP